From the genome of Chengkuizengella sediminis, one region includes:
- a CDS encoding sensor histidine kinase: MIKHLTLGQKIWIIISLAIISTIIFSYLLSNYFYQKYYVENLRKTLEEEGSRLATNYTGGDITPRFMDQIHWFNLMFEPEVLLVTDPQELGVRFPFDHDYESYVNEAEREQLLNGEIVSIIGYESKIGHQIMGVLVPLLDGNRLKGILYLYSPLAKVTEMISDITSIWITFAILYILFLIIIGRIVITKLTRPLQKLENATFHMSQGNYLERVKVTTNDEIGKLGHAFNNMAIAIAEEDDRKKDFLANVSHELRTPLSYVKGYSEAIIDRVVKSSEDEQKYIKLIHREASRMQRLVQDLLDLSKLEKNAYPLSKQPLVFAQLIEESIAIYEPILLEKEITLNTSIDPEIIIDADEDRIEQIIHNIMDNAVNYTLSGGKISVELHQQGNNQCELVITDTGIGISEEHLSHLGERFYRINKARTRKDGGTGLGIAIVKQIVAAHEGSISFASKEGKGTQVHITLPIMEN, translated from the coding sequence ATGATAAAACATTTGACATTAGGACAAAAGATTTGGATTATCATTAGTCTTGCAATCATTTCAACAATTATATTTTCTTACTTATTATCAAATTACTTTTATCAAAAGTACTATGTTGAAAATTTAAGAAAAACATTAGAAGAGGAAGGTTCTAGACTTGCTACAAATTATACTGGTGGGGATATAACACCTCGATTCATGGATCAAATTCATTGGTTTAATCTCATGTTTGAACCAGAGGTCTTACTAGTTACAGATCCTCAAGAATTAGGGGTCAGATTTCCATTCGATCATGATTATGAATCTTACGTAAATGAAGCTGAAAGAGAGCAATTATTAAATGGAGAAATTGTATCCATAATAGGCTATGAATCAAAGATTGGTCATCAAATTATGGGTGTACTCGTTCCTTTATTAGATGGTAACAGGTTAAAAGGCATACTTTATTTATATAGTCCCTTAGCAAAAGTAACGGAAATGATAAGTGATATTACGAGTATTTGGATTACTTTTGCAATTTTATATATATTGTTCTTAATCATAATAGGAAGAATTGTTATTACAAAATTAACTAGACCACTTCAGAAACTAGAGAATGCGACTTTTCACATGTCGCAAGGAAACTATCTAGAGCGTGTTAAAGTCACTACAAATGATGAAATAGGCAAGCTTGGACATGCATTTAACAATATGGCGATTGCTATAGCAGAGGAGGATGATCGAAAAAAGGACTTCCTTGCAAATGTTTCTCATGAACTTCGTACGCCTCTTAGTTATGTAAAAGGTTACAGTGAGGCTATAATTGATCGTGTTGTTAAATCAAGTGAGGACGAACAAAAATATATAAAGCTGATTCATCGTGAAGCGTCACGTATGCAACGTCTTGTACAGGATTTACTCGATCTATCGAAGTTAGAGAAAAATGCGTATCCTTTATCAAAGCAACCTCTTGTATTTGCCCAATTGATTGAAGAATCTATTGCGATATATGAGCCAATATTGTTAGAAAAAGAAATTACACTTAATACTTCTATAGACCCAGAAATTATTATTGATGCAGATGAAGATCGAATCGAACAAATTATTCATAATATTATGGACAACGCAGTGAATTATACACTGAGCGGTGGGAAAATTTCTGTTGAATTACATCAACAGGGTAATAATCAATGCGAGCTTGTTATAACAGATACAGGAATAGGAATAAGTGAAGAACACTTGAGTCATTTAGGAGAACGTTTTTATCGCATTAATAAAGCACGAACAAGAAAAGATGGCGGGACGGGTTTAGGAATAGCGATCGTAAAACAAATTGTAGCTGCCCATGAGGGGAGTATTTCATTTGCAAGTAAAGAGGGGAAAGGAACTCAAGTTCATATTACGCTGCCGATTATGGAGAATTAA
- the serS gene encoding serine--tRNA ligase — MLDIKRFRNDFETVETALKHRGHPLNDIASFTELDIKRRELLQQAEQLKNQRNVVSQDVAKKKKAGENADDLIKEMREVSDQIKTLDEELRGIESQLEQLLLTLPNILHASVPVGKDEDDNVEIRRWGDVPTFDFEPQAHWDIATNLDIVNFEAGAKVSGSRFLFYKGLGARLERALINFMMDLHCTEHGYEEMLPPMVVNRDSMVGSGQLPKFEEDAFKLENDEYFLTPTAEVPVVNFYREEILSADDLPKNYVAYSACFRSEAGSAGRDTRGLIRLHQFNKVELLKFVKPEDSYDELEKLTENAEKVLQLLKLPYRILSLCTGDIGFTAAKTYDLEVWLPQSKMYREISSCSNCEDYQARRAGIRFRRDHKSKPEFVHTLNGSGLAIGRTVAAILENYQQADGTVKIPEVLQPYMNHVREISIK; from the coding sequence TTGTTAGATATTAAACGATTTAGAAATGATTTTGAAACAGTGGAGACTGCATTAAAACATCGTGGTCATCCATTGAATGACATAGCTAGTTTTACGGAGTTAGATATCAAACGCAGAGAATTGCTTCAGCAAGCTGAACAGTTGAAAAACCAACGCAATGTTGTTTCACAAGATGTTGCAAAAAAGAAAAAAGCCGGAGAAAATGCCGACGATCTCATCAAAGAAATGAGAGAGGTTTCTGATCAAATTAAAACGTTAGATGAAGAGTTAAGAGGAATCGAATCTCAACTAGAGCAACTCTTATTAACGTTACCCAATATTTTACATGCTTCCGTTCCAGTTGGTAAGGATGAGGATGATAATGTAGAGATTCGTAGATGGGGAGATGTTCCAACATTTGATTTTGAACCACAAGCTCATTGGGATATTGCAACCAATCTTGATATTGTAAACTTTGAAGCAGGTGCTAAAGTATCTGGTTCTAGATTTTTATTTTATAAAGGTTTAGGTGCTCGTTTAGAACGTGCTTTAATCAACTTTATGATGGATTTACACTGTACTGAGCATGGGTATGAAGAAATGTTACCTCCAATGGTTGTGAATCGTGACAGCATGGTTGGTTCTGGTCAATTACCCAAGTTTGAAGAAGATGCATTTAAGCTAGAAAATGATGAATACTTTCTGACTCCTACCGCTGAAGTACCTGTAGTGAACTTCTATAGAGAAGAGATTTTATCAGCAGATGATCTTCCTAAAAATTATGTAGCCTATAGTGCTTGTTTTAGATCTGAGGCTGGCTCAGCAGGTAGAGACACAAGAGGTTTAATTCGTTTACATCAATTTAATAAGGTTGAATTATTAAAGTTTGTTAAACCAGAGGATTCTTATGATGAGCTTGAAAAGCTAACAGAGAACGCAGAGAAGGTTTTACAGCTTCTTAAATTGCCATATCGTATTTTATCGTTATGTACAGGAGATATTGGTTTTACAGCGGCTAAAACTTACGATTTAGAAGTATGGTTGCCACAAAGTAAAATGTACCGTGAAATTTCTTCATGTAGTAACTGTGAAGATTATCAAGCCAGAAGAGCAGGTATTCGCTTTCGCAGGGATCATAAATCCAAACCAGAATTTGTTCATACATTAAATGGATCTGGTTTAGCGATCGGTAGAACAGTTGCTGCCATATTAGAGAATTATCAGCAAGCAGACGGTACTGTAAAGATTCCAGAAGTACTTCAACCATATATGAATCATGTAAGAGAAATTTCTATTAAATAA
- a CDS encoding small acid-soluble spore protein P: MSNERLTPENPHQYTERKLEQVQDAKGEALSGSKKAKNKNHSRANHGEGFGGV; this comes from the coding sequence ATGTCTAATGAACGTTTAACACCAGAGAATCCCCACCAATACACAGAGCGTAAATTAGAACAGGTACAGGATGCAAAAGGTGAGGCGTTATCTGGTTCAAAAAAAGCAAAAAACAAAAATCATTCCAGAGCCAATCACGGAGAAGGGTTTGGAGGAGTGTAA
- a CDS encoding response regulator transcription factor, whose amino-acid sequence MTDKNVLVVDDEIELRNLIQMYLDTSSFETFHASNGKEAFFILETERIDIIILDVMMPEMDGFTFCKKVREKSNIPIIFLTARGEEWDRVHGLKLGADDYIVKPFSPGELVARIDAVLRRFNHDKQTEEKLFQQFGLIHIDEKGRKVRIHGEPIPLTLKEFDLLLFLCKNRGQALSREQLLDSVWGFDYIGGERTVDTHVKTLRIKMGSLGESIQTIWGIGYKLEV is encoded by the coding sequence ATGACTGATAAAAACGTGTTAGTTGTTGATGATGAAATAGAGTTAAGAAATTTAATACAAATGTATTTAGACACTTCAAGTTTTGAAACCTTTCATGCTTCAAATGGAAAAGAAGCTTTTTTCATTCTCGAAACAGAACGTATTGATATTATAATTCTTGATGTCATGATGCCTGAAATGGATGGATTTACATTTTGTAAGAAAGTACGTGAAAAGTCTAACATCCCCATTATATTTTTAACAGCAAGAGGAGAGGAATGGGATCGTGTTCACGGTTTGAAATTAGGTGCTGATGATTACATTGTAAAACCATTTAGTCCAGGTGAATTAGTTGCTCGTATTGATGCAGTGTTACGTCGATTTAATCATGATAAACAGACTGAAGAAAAACTATTCCAACAATTCGGTTTAATACATATTGATGAGAAAGGTCGTAAAGTACGAATACATGGTGAGCCAATTCCATTAACTTTAAAGGAATTTGATTTACTCCTATTTCTTTGTAAAAATAGAGGACAAGCTCTAAGTCGTGAGCAATTGTTAGATAGTGTATGGGGCTTTGATTATATAGGTGGGGAAAGAACAGTGGATACCCATGTAAAAACGCTTAGAATCAAAATGGGAAGTTTAGGTGAATCAATTCAAACGATATGGGGAATTGGTTATAAATTAGAGGTGTAA